The DNA region CGCGTTCCGAAGATATCGAAAGGCAGGAGCTGGTGGTCGAAGCCGCCAAGCAATCGGCCGCGGCCGCCAAAGCCGCCGTGGAATCGGCCAAGAAAAATTTGGCGGTAGCGGAGCTTTCCCTAAACGCCAAGCAAAAAAGCGCCGATCTGGCCCAAACCGGCTACGTGCGGATTAAGAACCTTTACGAAAACGGGCTCGTGGCTCAGACCGATCTGGAATCGGCCGAAAATCAGCTCGAGAACGCAAACATCGCCTTAGAAACGGCGCAAAATCAAGTTGACGTGGCCAATAATCAGGTGGTTTCCGCCGAAAAGCAGCTCGCCGTGGCCAACAACTCGGTTGCCCAGCAGCAAACGGCGCTCGACAAAATGAAAGCAGGCGCAACCGCCGAAGAAAAAGAACAAGCGCATATCAAAACCGAAAAAGCGAAGGAAGCGCTGAATTCGATTGCCCAATCGAAGGAAGAAGTCGAAAACGGCAAATACAATGTCGACTTGCTTAAGAAGCAAAAAGAAGCGCTTGACGTTCAATATAAAACCTTGAAGCTGCAGAAAGAACGGATGACGCTTGTCGCTTCCACAGACGGCAAGGTGACGCGCATCGTGCCGAAAGTCGGAGAACTTGTATCGAGAGGCGGCGTGGGAGCCGTGATTGAGACTGATCAGCTTTATTATGAAGTGTACGTAAACGAAACGGATGTTTCGCATTTTAAAGTGAACGGCCATGTAAATACCCATATCAAAGCGCTGAAGCAGGATGCCAAGGGAGTCGTCAAATCCGTGACGCCCGCGCCGCCATATGCCAGCCTTCGGATGAGCCGGGAGAAGGGACTTTCCGGTTTAACCTCGTATATCGTCCGCATCGAAATTGACCGTACGCCGGAGTTATTGCCGGGTATGACGGTAGAGGTTAAGGCTCGATGAAAGCTTTTATCGAGGAATGGAAGCTGCTGATGAGCGGCAAGTCCGTCATTGTCTTTATTGTGATGCCTCTGATTATGGCTGCCGTATTCGGCTATGCCTTCAAAAACAGCCAGATTAACGAAGCGCCGCTTGCCGTCGTCGACCTGGATCACAGCAAGTACAGCCGCGAGCTGATCGGCAAGCTGGACGCTTCCCAATACATTTCCGTGGAAGGCGTGTACGATAATGTGATCGAACCCGACATGCGTCCTATTTTATTCCGCAGCTGGGAGGGGCGATTTTGCTTCTGGCCGGCATGATGGCCGTCGTGTATCTGCTTGTGCTCAAAGATAGAAGAGCGGAGCACAAGCTGTCCCGCAGCGAAGTGCAAGCACCGCCGCAATCGCTTGGAACGGGAATGTAATCCACCGCCCAAGCCGCCGCCGGCCCATTTGAATACGTTAAACTAGACTAACCGGAAAAGGTGGTGAATTGATTATTCATGCACTATTTGGAAATGTTGTCTAGATTAGGCGAAGGGAGTGCCCATCCCGGCGGATTTGCGGCAACGATCGAGCAATTTAACAAGTATAAACCGTCGGTGGATGGGACCATTCTGGAAATCGGCTGCGGTACGGGAAGAACGGCGTGTTATTTAGCCGAACAGGGGTATCGGATCGTTGCCGTGGACATACAGCCTGACATTTTGGCCAAAGCGAAAAAACGGGCATCCGCCATGGGGGTGGAAGTGGATTTCCAGCTTGCCGACGCTCATGCCCTGCCTTTTTCCGATGAATCCTTCCATGCCGTTCTGGTTGAATCCGTCACTAATTTCACGCAAGCAGAGCAATCGTTATCCGAGTATTTTCGGGTGCTGAAATCCGGCGGGGTATTTTACGATCGCGAGATGTTTGTCCGGCCTTCAGCCCCTGCGGAAATCGTATCGGAGCTAAGATCATTTTTCCCCGCGCCTTCGATCATGAATAAGGATGAGTGGAACGTGGTATTAACGGACTGCGGCTTCACTCGTATCGAATTTCTCGAAATGAGCGAGATGGGGGATGACAAACTGGGGCAACAATACGAATATCCCGATGATCATCAAATCATTGATGAAGGGTCCTTTCTGGACAACAAACTGATGGAGTGCGTATTTCGTTCCTCGGATCTTATTATCGATAATAAAGAACATCTGGAGTTTGGGATTATTAGAGCTTTTAAACCATAAGAGTAAACTGGGTCCGCGCGCGCGGACTCTTTTTGCATTATCGAATTTCATCCACCGTATGGGTTTGCGCGTGGAGATCCTTGAACAAAGCTACTTGCGGGCATATAATCGGATCTAGAGTCTATTCCGGTAAGCAGATGCTGTTTTTAACTATAGTATCAATATATGCACGTTTGGTGGAGGATGAAATGGTTTTAAATTGTAAATACGAAGCGGTGTTGGAAGTACTTTTCGGCAAATGGAAAACCGTGATTTTATTTAATCTTTTTTCCAATGGTACAATGAGATTCAGCGAACTGCAAAAAGCCATTCCGGACATTACCAAAAAGATGCTGACGCATCATTTAAGAGAATTGGAGTATCACGACATCGTTCATCGGGAGGTCTATCAGCAAGTGCCTCCGAAGGTTGAATACTCCATTTCGGCTTACGGAAGAAGTTTGCTGCCTGTATTGCTTGCCATGAACGAGTGGGGGATGGCTCATGGCAAGCATTTGACTGAGCTATATGGGGAAGAGTCCGGTCAGTAGAAACGTCCTACCGTTACAAACACAGCCAGCGCTAAAAAAACGAGATTGGGGATTACGTCTTTCATCTCTTTTCTCTTGATATGAAGCGCGACGGCCAGAGTCAAAATCACGGAGGCTCCTAGCGCCGCTAATGGTGTAAGCCAAGGGAGCATTCCCGTTAATTGAGGCAAGATTACTCCCAAACCCGCCAAAAGATCCACACAACCAACAAATGTTACAAATGCTTTCGGGGAGTCTTTTACCCAAGGCCACATCTCGTATACCTTGTTATACATAAAGATTTTCATCCAGCCCCCGATCAGGAAAATCAATGCCAATAAGATCTGCACAACCCATAAAGCAACATTCATTCAAGTTCACTCCTCTTTTTTATTGGTGCAATTTTACGCGTTGAAGAACTTAAGTTGCATCATAAAGCATTGCGCTTGTGCGAACAATTAGGCACTTTATTTAAACAAGGTATCGAAAAGGAAACCATGCGAGTTTGACAGTTGGAGAAGTCAATGTTAATATGAGTTACATTAAATATTAGGAGGCACGTTATCTATGCTACATTCCATGCGTATTCGATAAGCCGGCAATAAAAAAGCAGATTAGTTTCCACTACTCTGGGCTTTTTTGTGCTGCTTATTTTTACGCGTGTAGACATAGATTGCGATAAGGATGGCTTTTTTTGCCATGCCTTTTATCGCCGTGTTCTTATTCGTGATGAATGCAGACCAACTGCCCTCAAGGTGGATTTGGATCTGTATTTTTTATTGCCCAAAAACAACCAGACAATAAAAAATACAGGGAGAAATGAACATGACAAAACAAAATTGGAAGCGCAGTTTCTTTACAATATGGGCAGGACAGGCGGTTTCGCTAATTACCAGCGCTGTTCTGCAGATGGCGATCATTTGGTATCTAACCGATAGGGCAGGGTCTGCGTTGGTGCTTTCTATCGCAACCATGGTTGGTTTTTTACCGCAAGCTGTTTTGGGAACGATGATTGGCGTATTGGTCGACCGTTGGAACCGCAAACTGGTGATGATCGGAGCGGACTTGATCATTGCGGCCGCAGGTGCAGCCTTGGCTTTAGTTGCGCTTGCCATCGACTTGCCGATATGGGTCGTGATGGTCGTTTTGTTTATTCGCAGTATCGGAACGGCATTTCATACACCTGCTTTGAGTGCGGTAGCCCCTTTATTGGTGCCGGAAGATCAACTGACGAAGTGCGCAGGATACAGTCAATCGGTACAGTCGATAAGCTATATTTTAAGCCCTGTAATTGCTGGTGTTCTGTATGCAACATGGGAGCTTAACGCCATTATTGCGATTGATGTGATAGGGGCGTTGATCGCCTGTTTAACTGTAGCGCTAGTTGCTATCCCCAAACCAAAGACGCCGGTCGAAAGTGTTAAAAGCAACTTTTTCGAAGAGGTAAAAGAAGGTTACCGCACATTTAAAGCAGCGAAGGGTTTATTTGCACTGCTTTGGATCAGTGCTTTATATGCGTTTGTGTTTATGCCAATCAGCGCCTTGTTCCCTTTAATGAGTATGAGGTATTTCGGAGGTACGGCAACCCATGCTTCTATCGTTGAAACCGTCTTTGCCGCCGGAATGTTGGCTGGCGGCTTGCTGCTTGGAATTTGGGGCGGATTCAAAAACCGTGCATGGAGTATAATTTTTTCCGTCTCATTGATGGGGATTGCTCTTGCAATTTCTGGTTTATTGCCGGTAAACGGGTTTCTCCTCTTCGTTCTATGCAGCATTTTGATGGGCTTTTCAAGTCCATTCTTTAGCGGTGTGCAAGCGGCTCTCATTCAAGAGAAAATTCAACCGGAGTTTCTTGGACGGGCATTTGGCCTGTTGGGCAGCATGACATCTTTTGCTATGCCGCTGGGGTTAATCGCGTCCGGGATTTTTGCGGATCGAATCGGCATTCATTATTGGTTTACGCTTTCGGGAATCGGCATCATCGGCATTGCGCTTCTATGTATGCTGCTTCCGTCGATTCGGCATTTAGATAAATAAGAGGAGAAAGGAGGTGCGACGATGACGTTATTGATAAAAGCTAAAGATATTCGGAAATTCGAGCTGTATTGGCTTCGATGGGGTTTTCTCAATAGGATGTACGGAAAGTGTTGCCGGTTTTAAGCGGCGGCGAAATGATTAAATTGCAGCTGGCCAAAATGCTTCTGGGGCGGTATAACATCTTGCTAATGGATGAACCGAGTAATTTTCTCGACTTGCCTGCGGTCGAAGCATTAGAGCAATTGATGAAGAGCTGCGCAGGTACTATTATTTTCGTATCGCACGATGTGCATTTATTGGAGAAAGTAGCCGATAGGGTATATCAAATCGAGGATAAAAAAATAATTCTGAAGGGATAAAAACGGCGCGGATGCCGTATTCTACATTTGATGTTTAACGAAATGTTGGTAAAACGGAGGGCGTGCTTTGACCGAACAAACCAAGGAAAAAGTACGGAATATCGGCAAACTTATCGTATTCATCGTCAAAATATCCGCCGCTTCCGGAATCGCATGGGAGCTCGCCAAGCTGGCCGGGTCGAAGCACCCTTACCTGGCGCCGCTGTCGGTGATTTTATGCGTGCAAACCACCGTCTTTCAATCCATTCGATACTCGTTTCATCGGCTTCTCGGTACAGTTCTCGGCGTTACGTTAACCTTGTGGGCCGCAGGCTCTATGGTCTTAAACGGCTGGACGCTGGCTTTGCTTCTCGCCCTGGTGTGCGGATTCGGTTTACTGATAGACAGGACGGAAAGCGTCATGCATGAAGTGGCGTTGAGTGTGCTGCTCGTTTTTGCCCTGCAAAAACAATCCGACCTTTACGGACTGGACCGCATTCGCGATACGTTTATTGGCTTAGGCGTCGGGCTCGCCGTCCATATGCTCATATACCCGCCGAATTTTGTCAAACCTGCTGAACGCAAAGCTTTGGCACTCATGAAAAGCTTATCGGAGCGGTTTGCCGAAGCAGCTGACTGGATTCAAAGCGGTTGTTCCGACGAGCAAAAAAAGGCTGTTCAATCGGCGCTGCGGACATTTGGGAAAAATCTGTTTCAATTAGAAAAACAAATGGAGCAGGCGGCGGAAAGCATCCAATTCAATGTGACCGCACCCGCAAGCCAAGTCTTGATGCGGCAAAATCTGAATAGAATCGCTATGATGAAGCAAGGTACGGCCTATTTGGAAAATACGCTAAACGTTGTTTCCGAATGGAACTCCACAGGGACGCTAGGAGAACCCGAACGAAAACAATGGGCCGGCCTGCTGAGAACGATCGGCTTATATTGGATCAACCCAAGTCCCAAAGCGGCCGATCTTTCCGTGTCGTCGCTCGAACTGCGTCGGATGGACGCTATGCCGGACGAGCCTCTAAGGTATTCGTCAGCCATTTTTACGGATACGTCCGCGCTTCTTAAACAGCTTTATCGGCTGTCCTAATTCGCGGCACCCCTTATGATGGGGTGTCTTTTTTTGCGCTTTAGGAGCATAACGATTTGTCCCGATTCGTATAATGCAGTAATTTGCGGAAACCGTGCGGAGCAACATTCGAAAGGAGAGGGCGGCTTTGGAAGTCATCGGCAGAAGTGTTCCGAAAAAAGAGTCCTGGGATAAGGTAACAGGCGCCGCTTTATATACGGGCGATCAAACCGATACACGGATGCTCCACGCCCGTATGGCAATAAGTCCGTACGCCCATGCGCGGATCGTCGAGATCAACACGGACGAGGCCCGGCAAGTTCCAGGGGTTCGCGCCGTGTTGACAGGGGATTGCAGCGATGTTCTTACCGGGGAAGAAATTCGCGACAGACCCATCATCGCCAAAGACCGTGTGCGGTTTTACGGGGAAACCGTAGCTGTGGTGGTCGCCGATACGGAAGTGCAGGCCCAGCGTGCGGCGGATTTGATCCGAATCCGGTACGAGCCGCTGCCGGTAGTGAACTCTCCGGTGGACGCCTTGCGAAGAGACGCTCCGCTCATTCACGAGAAGCTGGGGGAGTATGAAGCGGCGGCAGGGGTTATGCCGATCCCCGGAACCAACATCGCCAGCCTGCTCAAGGTTCGCAAGGGCGACCTGAGAGTGGGCTGGAATATGAGCGAAGTCGTCGTCGAAAACACGGTTTCGTTCGTACCGTCGGACCATGCGGCGATGGAAACGCGAAGCGCTGTCGCGGAGATCAAGCCGGACGGCCATATTCACATTGAATCGTCGACGCAGGCTCCTTTTGCCATCAAAAATTATTTGGGCCGTTTTTTTAATATCAATCCCGGTTGGATTGTGGTGACCACCCCGTTCGTCGGAGGCGGTTACGGCGGCAAGGCTGCGATCCAGCTGGAGCTGGTCGCTTATGTTGCTTCGCGGGCGGTGGGCGGCCGCAAAGTTAAAATCATCAACACGCGGGAGGAAGATATGCTGACTTCGCCGGGGCATATCGGCCTCGATGCCACGGTCAGGCTGGGCAGCACGGCGCAGGGGAAAATCACCGCGGCGCATATCGTGTACCGGTTCGACGGCGGCGCTTACAACGATAAATCCAGCGACGTTGCCCGGGCAGCCCTGATCGACTGCTCCGGACCGTATAGAATCGAGCATTTGTATTGCGACTGCTACACGTTGTACACCAACCATCCTTACGCTTCGGCATTTCGGGGATACGGGCATGCGGAACTGACCTTTGCCATAGACCGGGCGATGGATGCGCTGGCGGAAAAACTCCGCATGGACCCTTGGGAGCTGCGCATGCGGAATATTGTCGTGCCCGGCGACACCGCGCCCACCAAAGATGTGCTGACGGAAAGCAGTCTGGGCGACTTAAAAACCTGCATGCACCGTTTGCGTACGCTGTCCGGCTGGGACGAATGGCAGGTGAGGCAGGTGGATGCGAATAAGATCCGGGCCAAAGGAATCAGCTGCTTCTGGAAAAATTCCTCCATGGACCCGGATGCCAGTTCGGGGGCGATCATTTCCTTCAATCGGGACGGCAGCGTAAATCTGGAGACCGGCGTCGTGGAGATCGGCACCGGCACCAAAACGGTGTTGGCTCAAATCCTGGCGCAGCGATTGAAGATGAGTCCCGATAAGGTGCACGTGAAGTTTAAGGTGAATACCCAAATTACGCCGGAGCACTGGAAAACGGTGGCTAGCCGCGGCGTTTTTTTGGCGGGACGCGCGGTGCTTAAAGCGGCGGACGACGCGATCGGGCAACTGCTGAAAATCGCCGCCTGCGTGCTCAGGGCGGACCCCGACGATCTGGAGCTGGGGTGGGAACGAGTGTTCGTCCGGGCCGACCCGAGCTTGAACGTCAGGGTCGAAGAGATTTGCTATGGCTACAGATATCCGAACGGAAATTCCATCGGCGGCCAAATCATCGGCCGAGGTAATTATATCCAGCGGCGGATGAACTTGACGAACCCGAAGACCGGGGAAGGCACGCCGGGGCCGGAGTGGAACGTAGGGGCCCAAGCCGTAGAAATTGAGCTTGACACCAGGGATTATTCCTACCGGCTGCTTAAAGCGATTTCCGTCAACGACGCGGGCAAGGTGCTGAATCTTAAAGCGGCGCTTGGCCAAGTGATGGGCGCGATGTCCATGGGGCTAAGCTTTGCCAACCGCGAGACGTTTTTGTTTAGCCCCGGAGGCGCCGTCTATAATCCAACGCTTCGCGATTATCCTTTAATCCGTTATGGCGAAAACCCGGATTATGTGGTGGAATTTATCGAAAGTCCGTGCCTGGATGGGCCCTACGGCAGCCGCGCGCTGGGCGAACACGGGCTGATCGGCATGCCTGCCGCATTGGCCAGCGCCTTATCGCGCGCTGCGGGAGTGCAGCTGAATCAATTGCCTCTTTTCCCGGAAACGATCTGGAGGACAAGAAGGGGGAGGCAGAATGATTCCCTATGACTTCGAATATTACCGGCCGGCTTCCGTAAACGAGGCCGTTAACCTTTATCGGCAATTGGACACACAGGGCAAACGGCCGCTTTATTGGTCCGGCGGCACCGAAATTATCACCTTGGGCAGGCTTAACCAAGTGATTACAGGGGCCGTGATCGATCTGAAGGCGATCCCTGAATGCCGCGAGATGTCGGTTCGGGAGGATAAGCTGATTCTCGGGTCCGCGCTGACACTGTCCCAGCTTTACGATTCCCGGGTGTTTCCTCTGCTTGGAGAAACCGGGGGCGAAGTTGCCGACCGCACCTCCCGCAATAAAATTACGTTCGGCGGCAATATTTGCGGGCGGTTTATTTACCGTGAAGCGGTGCTTCCGCTGCTCTTAACCGATAGCGAAGTGCGGATCGCCGGCCCGGCGGGGGGAAGACAAGCGCCGATTACCCAAGCGTTCGACCAAACCCTTCAGCTTGGAAAGGGAGAATTCCTGGTGCAGACGGTTACGGATGAAAGCTATAGGAGAATGCCCTATATCACCATAAAAAAACGAAAAGTAGCCGTCATCGATTATCCGGTCGTCACCGCGGCCGGGATTCGCACCGGTTCCGGGATTCGCGTCGCTTTCAGCGGGGTGTGCGCTTTTCCTTTCCGCTCGGAAGCGATTGAAGCCCGTTTAAACCTGCGGGACATCCCGCTGAAAGAAAGGGTCGAGCAGGCCATTGCGCTGTTGCCGGCGCCAATCCTGAGCGACATTAAAGCTTCGGCGGAATATCGCGGGCTCATTCTGAAGCTGACATTGGAAGACATATTGAAAGCGTTGGGGGCGGAATAATATGGCGGATACGAAACGTTACGGCATGGCGCTGGATCTGGATGTGAACGGCGAGATACGGACCGCCGCCATTCGGCCCGCAGACCTGCTGCTGGACACATTGCGGGATTCTTTGGGTTTAACCGGCTCCAAACCGGGCTGCCGGAACGGAGACTGCGGGGCCTGCACGGTACTCGTCGACGGCATACCTATGAAATCCTGCCTCATGCTTACCGTTGAAGCGGCGGGAAAAAAGGTAACGACCATCGAAGGCCTTTACGATACGAAGGTTCAAAGGGAGTTCGTGGAAAAGTTCGCCTTCCAGTGCGGCTACTGTACTCCCGGCTTTATTATGAATATCTATGCGCTGGCACGAACTCATCCCGATGCGGATCAGGCGACGATCACGGACTGGCTGCAGTCCAACATCTGCCGGTGTACGGGTTATGAAGAAATTCATCAGGCCGTCGTTTCGGTGTTGGGGCGTCTTCCTGCGGCGGAGAATTAAAATTCTAATGGGCGGCTATCCATTCAGTATCTCCTGGGCAGGAATACACTGCACATGAAAAGGTAGGTGATGATCTATAAAAGGGTACACTGATGAGGAAGTTGCAGTAACGGGCAGGGTTATAATAGTCATCGGCGTGGCATTGTTATTATTGGGGAATGCCTATTTGCTAGGTCATGAGTGGGAACGTGTTGTAAAACGCAAGGCCGCGAAATATCGTTAATCCCCATAAAAAAGATGCGCCATCCCAAGAGATGCAACGGCTGCTTTCATGGGACGGCGCATTTTACTTTTATGTAGCCCTAGCGGCCTTTTTTCGGCCGCCGCGCGATCATTATGACCAGTTCGACAAGCAAAACGGGCAGCGTCACGCGGGCGGGATAAGCCAGGTAGCGAGGCTCCCAGCGCGGCGAAAATTTTTCTTTATAATGACGAAGTCCTTTAAAGCCGTACCAGTGGCCTCCATAATTGTATACCCGATTCGCCAGTTTTTCCTCGCGCAAAGCCATATTCGCTTGGCCGACGCTTGAAAGGGGGGCCATTCCCAGATTAAAGACGGCGTACCCCTGCTCCCGCGCCCACTCTAACAAGCGGATAAACAGGAAATCCATCGTTCCGTTCGGGGTTTTGCGTAAATGGCGCATCAGGTCTACGGACATGGTCCGCCGATCGTCATAACTTGGAGCAAGCGATGCAAAAGCGATCTCTTGCCCGTCCGCCGCCGCAAGTATGGCAATCGGAGATTCTTGCAAATACGCAGGATCAAACCAGCCGAGTGAAAATCCTTTTTCCCTGCGGCCGTCCAGCCACTCGTCCGAGATGCGCTGAAGCCGGCCGAGCAACTGCGGATCGTGCGGAGGCTGAAGCACCTCAAAGTGAAAGCCTTCCCGTTCAAAGCGATTTTTCACATTGCGCAAACTGGTGTTGGCTTTTCCGGCTAACGTAAAGTTTGCCAGGTCGACCAGCGCTTCTTCGCCCAGTTTGAAAAATCGGTACCCGTGTTCATGGTAAATCGGCAGGTTTGCGGGAGATACCTGATAGAACACAACTTCCAGATCGTATAAATCGGCAAAGCGCTGACATTCCTGAATCCCGTCGTAAAGAAGCGGCGCGGGGCCAATGGGATCGCCCAACACCACGAATTTGTTGCGGATGAGCGAATACGGAAACAGGACGCGTCCGCCGCAAGCCCAAAAAAAGCTTTTGTCGCCGGCAAACAGCATGTGCGTCAGAAGATTGCCGCCGGTTTCGCCGAGAAAGCCGCGCAGCTTGTCCCGCTCCGCTTCGGTCGCCCCAAGCGCACCAAGCCTGTTAGGGCGGAGAATGATCGTAAGCGAGAGCAGAATCCAAGTAACGGCGAGCCCGGTAATGATCGCAACGGTATGCTCGGTCGGATTCAGAATGAGATGAAGATACCGCTCGTGACCCGGCGGCAGGTGTTTGAAAAACGGCGGCTGCGTCCCCGAGGCGATTGCTTCGTACAACAAAGCTACGATAACTGTGGAAACCGCCCATGTCGCCATGGTGCCGCGCCCGATCTGGGCTCCGAGCCGATAAAACCGTTTGCGCGACACATAAAGCAGAAAGGCGATCAATATTAAAAAAATCGCTTCCTCATAGTCGAATGCCTTGGTGAAGGTAAACAGGATTCCGGCGCCCAGCAGACCCATCGTCCACTGGTAAGCCCGCTTGATCCGCCGGGAGATTCCCCAGGAAAGAACGATCAGCATCAGTCCGATGATCACGCTCAATTGATGGGATAACCGCATCAGCGGCAGGGACAGGAGCTGCTCGGCCAATCGCAGCCGATAGAGAAGCCCGGGCGTCGCCGCTGACAGCAGCAGGATCACTCCGCTGAAAAAAACCAGCTTGCCGAGCGCCCACGCTCCGATTTCCGAAAGCCATGCATACTGGCCGGGAAACTCCCAGAACCGCTGCCAGGCGTTCAGCGATTTTTCAACCGTTTGCGTATTGGCCTCCGACGCTTTGCGCCGCTCGTTCGCAAACTCGAATACCCCCATAATAAGGCCGATCAGCCAAGGAATGATGTAATACATCATCCGGAATAAAACGAGCACGGCGGCTGTTTTTTCGGGCGCGTAGCCGAGCGCCTGAAGCCCAAGCAGCGCAATCAGGTCAAAACCGCCGATGCCGCCGGGCGCCAGGCTGACCAGACCGGACGCGGCGGCGATGGTGTAAATGCCAAGCCCGGTGCGGAACGACAGGTCCGGCAGCAGGGTCGAAGCGATCATCCAAAAGGCGATGCCGGATAATACCCACTCTACCAAAGAGACCGCCACGGACGCGGCGATTGTGGAGAAGTTCATCCGCGGCAGATCACGGTTCAGCCATTTGGTATAAAAGGACGAACGCTGAAAAAGGACGTAGCCGGGCAGATAAAGGGCAAGCGCCCAGACGGCATACAGCGTCCAGGGGTGGGAACGGGTGACCGCATCAATCGGAAGCAGTCCGGCCAGATCTCCCCAGGCCAGTAGAGATATGCCCGTAATGGTGATGGTCGACAGGAAAGCGATGGAAGCCGT from Paenibacillus macerans includes:
- a CDS encoding DoxX family protein codes for the protein MNVALWVVQILLALIFLIGGWMKIFMYNKVYEMWPWVKDSPKAFVTFVGCVDLLAGLGVILPQLTGMLPWLTPLAALGASVILTLAVALHIKRKEMKDVIPNLVFLALAVFVTVGRFY
- a CDS encoding FAD binding domain-containing protein → MIPYDFEYYRPASVNEAVNLYRQLDTQGKRPLYWSGGTEIITLGRLNQVITGAVIDLKAIPECREMSVREDKLILGSALTLSQLYDSRVFPLLGETGGEVADRTSRNKITFGGNICGRFIYREAVLPLLLTDSEVRIAGPAGGRQAPITQAFDQTLQLGKGEFLVQTVTDESYRRMPYITIKKRKVAVIDYPVVTAAGIRTGSGIRVAFSGVCAFPFRSEAIEARLNLRDIPLKERVEQAIALLPAPILSDIKASAEYRGLILKLTLEDILKALGAE
- a CDS encoding HlyD family secretion protein; amino-acid sequence: MRKLLNRKNIMYVLLVIALVLGGTFMALKGKDAVTVAASEKSALLAADSVNQAFQGVGGKVVSIAVEEQQHVKKGEVLMQLDTTDIDLQIAKLEGDIQQAKLKIEQAQKSLDVQSEKIVTQEKQSELDLEGVKAAESQVIKGTRSEDIERQELVVEAAKQSAAAAKAAVESAKKNLAVAELSLNAKQKSADLAQTGYVRIKNLYENGLVAQTDLESAENQLENANIALETAQNQVDVANNQVVSAEKQLAVANNSVAQQQTALDKMKAGATAEEKEQAHIKTEKAKEALNSIAQSKEEVENGKYNVDLLKKQKEALDVQYKTLKLQKERMTLVASTDGKVTRIVPKVGELVSRGGVGAVIETDQLYYEVYVNETDVSHFKVNGHVNTHIKALKQDAKGVVKSVTPAPPYASLRMSREKGLSGLTSYIVRIEIDRTPELLPGMTVEVKAR
- a CDS encoding winged helix-turn-helix transcriptional regulator, whose amino-acid sequence is MNKATCGHIIGSRVYSGKQMLFLTIVSIYARLVEDEMVLNCKYEAVLEVLFGKWKTVILFNLFSNGTMRFSELQKAIPDITKKMLTHHLRELEYHDIVHREVYQQVPPKVEYSISAYGRSLLPVLLAMNEWGMAHGKHLTELYGEESGQ
- a CDS encoding (2Fe-2S)-binding protein, which translates into the protein MADTKRYGMALDLDVNGEIRTAAIRPADLLLDTLRDSLGLTGSKPGCRNGDCGACTVLVDGIPMKSCLMLTVEAAGKKVTTIEGLYDTKVQREFVEKFAFQCGYCTPGFIMNIYALARTHPDADQATITDWLQSNICRCTGYEEIHQAVVSVLGRLPAAEN
- a CDS encoding MFS transporter: MTKQNWKRSFFTIWAGQAVSLITSAVLQMAIIWYLTDRAGSALVLSIATMVGFLPQAVLGTMIGVLVDRWNRKLVMIGADLIIAAAGAALALVALAIDLPIWVVMVVLFIRSIGTAFHTPALSAVAPLLVPEDQLTKCAGYSQSVQSISYILSPVIAGVLYATWELNAIIAIDVIGALIACLTVALVAIPKPKTPVESVKSNFFEEVKEGYRTFKAAKGLFALLWISALYAFVFMPISALFPLMSMRYFGGTATHASIVETVFAAGMLAGGLLLGIWGGFKNRAWSIIFSVSLMGIALAISGLLPVNGFLLFVLCSILMGFSSPFFSGVQAALIQEKIQPEFLGRAFGLLGSMTSFAMPLGLIASGIFADRIGIHYWFTLSGIGIIGIALLCMLLPSIRHLDK
- a CDS encoding ABC transporter permease, which translates into the protein MKAFIEEWKLLMSGKSVIVFIVMPLIMAAVFGYAFKNSQINEAPLAVVDLDHSKYSRELIGKLDASQYISVEGVYDNVIEPDMRPILFRSWEGRFCFWPA
- a CDS encoding FUSC family protein, which encodes MTEQTKEKVRNIGKLIVFIVKISAASGIAWELAKLAGSKHPYLAPLSVILCVQTTVFQSIRYSFHRLLGTVLGVTLTLWAAGSMVLNGWTLALLLALVCGFGLLIDRTESVMHEVALSVLLVFALQKQSDLYGLDRIRDTFIGLGVGLAVHMLIYPPNFVKPAERKALALMKSLSERFAEAADWIQSGCSDEQKKAVQSALRTFGKNLFQLEKQMEQAAESIQFNVTAPASQVLMRQNLNRIAMMKQGTAYLENTLNVVSEWNSTGTLGEPERKQWAGLLRTIGLYWINPSPKAADLSVSSLELRRMDAMPDEPLRYSSAIFTDTSALLKQLYRLS
- a CDS encoding xanthine dehydrogenase family protein molybdopterin-binding subunit, producing MEVIGRSVPKKESWDKVTGAALYTGDQTDTRMLHARMAISPYAHARIVEINTDEARQVPGVRAVLTGDCSDVLTGEEIRDRPIIAKDRVRFYGETVAVVVADTEVQAQRAADLIRIRYEPLPVVNSPVDALRRDAPLIHEKLGEYEAAAGVMPIPGTNIASLLKVRKGDLRVGWNMSEVVVENTVSFVPSDHAAMETRSAVAEIKPDGHIHIESSTQAPFAIKNYLGRFFNINPGWIVVTTPFVGGGYGGKAAIQLELVAYVASRAVGGRKVKIINTREEDMLTSPGHIGLDATVRLGSTAQGKITAAHIVYRFDGGAYNDKSSDVARAALIDCSGPYRIEHLYCDCYTLYTNHPYASAFRGYGHAELTFAIDRAMDALAEKLRMDPWELRMRNIVVPGDTAPTKDVLTESSLGDLKTCMHRLRTLSGWDEWQVRQVDANKIRAKGISCFWKNSSMDPDASSGAIISFNRDGSVNLETGVVEIGTGTKTVLAQILAQRLKMSPDKVHVKFKVNTQITPEHWKTVASRGVFLAGRAVLKAADDAIGQLLKIAACVLRADPDDLELGWERVFVRADPSLNVRVEEICYGYRYPNGNSIGGQIIGRGNYIQRRMNLTNPKTGEGTPGPEWNVGAQAVEIELDTRDYSYRLLKAISVNDAGKVLNLKAALGQVMGAMSMGLSFANRETFLFSPGGAVYNPTLRDYPLIRYGENPDYVVEFIESPCLDGPYGSRALGEHGLIGMPAALASALSRAAGVQLNQLPLFPETIWRTRRGRQNDSL
- a CDS encoding class I SAM-dependent methyltransferase encodes the protein MHYLEMLSRLGEGSAHPGGFAATIEQFNKYKPSVDGTILEIGCGTGRTACYLAEQGYRIVAVDIQPDILAKAKKRASAMGVEVDFQLADAHALPFSDESFHAVLVESVTNFTQAEQSLSEYFRVLKSGGVFYDREMFVRPSAPAEIVSELRSFFPAPSIMNKDEWNVVLTDCGFTRIEFLEMSEMGDDKLGQQYEYPDDHQIIDEGSFLDNKLMECVFRSSDLIIDNKEHLEFGIIRAFKP